A genomic window from Pyxidicoccus trucidator includes:
- a CDS encoding biotin/lipoyl-containing protein produces MRYFTKQQGQKEAVPVDLEPLGNDQYKLTVNGQTYQVDALMLEHGTMTMLVDGQSYSVEFEENGDEVGVLLRGQVNRIDVADERRLRLRAGTAAFSVEGRQLITAPMPGKVVKVGDEVKEGQGLVVVEAMKMENELKSPKAGKVTELFAKEGTAVENNAKLVVVE; encoded by the coding sequence ATGCGTTACTTCACGAAGCAGCAGGGCCAGAAGGAAGCGGTGCCGGTGGACCTGGAGCCGCTGGGCAACGACCAGTACAAGCTGACCGTCAATGGTCAGACGTACCAGGTGGACGCGCTCATGCTGGAGCACGGCACCATGACCATGCTGGTGGACGGCCAGTCCTACAGCGTCGAGTTCGAGGAGAACGGCGACGAGGTGGGCGTGCTGCTCCGCGGGCAGGTGAACCGCATCGACGTGGCGGACGAGCGCCGGCTGCGCCTGCGCGCGGGCACCGCGGCCTTCTCCGTGGAGGGCAGGCAGCTCATCACCGCGCCCATGCCCGGCAAGGTGGTGAAGGTGGGCGACGAGGTGAAGGAGGGCCAGGGGCTGGTGGTGGTGGAGGCGATGAAGATGGAGAACGAGCTCAAGAGCCCCAAGGCCGGCAAGGTGACCGAGCTGTTCGCGAAGGAAGGCACCGCCGTGGAGAACAACGCGAAGCTGGTGGTGGTGGAGTAG
- the accC gene encoding acetyl-CoA carboxylase biotin carboxylase subunit produces MPKIRKVLVANRGEIAIRVMRTCKELGIATVAVYSEADRAALHVRTADQAFFVGPPPSRESYLVQQRIIDAAKQAGADAIHPGYGFLSENASFVRACEAAGIAFIGPPASAMDAMGEKTRARANMIKAGVPVVPGSTEPFASLEEARAYALKIGVPVMLKAAGGGGGKGMRKVERAEDFDSSWRAAKSEAMNAFGNDAVYIEKYLEKPHHVEIQVFADQYGNTIHLNERECSAQRRHQKVVEETPSPILTPEMRAKMGEVAVKAAKAVNYVGAGTVEFLVDVHRNFYFLEMNTRLQVEHPVTEWVTGLDLVAMQLRAAEGEKLPLTEAPEPRGHSIEVRVYAEDPGRNFMPSPGKITYLRVPGGPNVRDDSGVFPGYTVPNFYDPMISKLSVWAPTRREAIARAQRALSEYVVKGITTNIRYLKAILAHPEFIEGDYDTSFLTREHETLLGVEDAKLSEMALLASAVHAYQRDQKRAKTLPAASGQGGGNGGVSPWKLALRTRR; encoded by the coding sequence ATGCCCAAGATCCGCAAAGTGCTCGTCGCCAACCGCGGCGAGATCGCCATCCGGGTGATGCGCACCTGCAAGGAACTCGGCATCGCCACCGTGGCGGTGTACTCGGAGGCGGACCGCGCCGCCCTTCACGTCCGCACCGCCGACCAGGCGTTCTTCGTGGGCCCCCCGCCCTCGCGTGAGAGCTACCTGGTGCAGCAGCGCATCATCGACGCCGCCAAGCAGGCCGGCGCGGATGCCATCCACCCCGGCTACGGCTTCCTGTCCGAGAACGCCTCCTTCGTCCGGGCGTGCGAGGCCGCCGGCATCGCCTTCATCGGCCCGCCGGCCTCCGCCATGGACGCCATGGGCGAGAAGACCCGCGCCCGCGCCAACATGATTAAAGCCGGCGTGCCCGTGGTGCCCGGCTCCACCGAGCCCTTCGCCAGCCTGGAAGAGGCGCGCGCCTACGCCCTGAAGATTGGCGTCCCCGTCATGCTCAAGGCCGCGGGCGGTGGCGGCGGCAAGGGCATGCGCAAGGTGGAGCGCGCCGAGGACTTCGACTCCTCGTGGCGCGCCGCCAAGAGCGAGGCGATGAACGCCTTCGGCAACGACGCTGTCTACATCGAGAAGTACCTGGAGAAGCCACACCATGTGGAGATCCAGGTGTTCGCGGACCAGTACGGCAACACCATCCACCTGAACGAGCGCGAGTGCTCCGCGCAGCGCCGGCACCAGAAGGTGGTGGAGGAGACGCCCAGCCCCATCCTCACGCCGGAGATGCGCGCGAAGATGGGCGAGGTGGCGGTGAAGGCGGCCAAGGCCGTCAACTACGTGGGCGCCGGGACGGTGGAGTTCCTGGTCGACGTGCACCGCAACTTCTACTTCCTGGAGATGAACACCCGCCTCCAGGTGGAGCACCCGGTGACGGAGTGGGTGACGGGGCTGGACCTCGTCGCCATGCAGCTTCGCGCCGCCGAGGGCGAGAAGCTCCCGCTCACCGAGGCGCCCGAGCCGCGCGGCCACTCGATTGAGGTGCGCGTGTACGCGGAGGACCCGGGCCGCAACTTCATGCCCAGCCCCGGGAAGATTACGTACCTGCGCGTGCCGGGCGGCCCCAACGTGCGCGACGACTCGGGCGTGTTCCCCGGCTACACGGTGCCCAACTTCTATGACCCGATGATTTCCAAGCTGTCCGTGTGGGCTCCCACGCGGCGCGAGGCGATTGCCCGGGCGCAGCGCGCGCTGTCCGAGTACGTGGTGAAGGGCATCACCACCAACATCCGCTACCTGAAGGCGATTCTCGCGCACCCCGAGTTCATCGAGGGCGACTACGACACCAGCTTCCTCACCCGCGAGCACGAGACGCTGCTGGGCGTGGAGGACGCGAAGCTGAGCGAGATGGCCCTGCTGGCCAGCGCGGTGCACGCGTACCAGCGAGACCAGAAGCGCGCGAAGACGCTGCCCGCGGCCAGTGGCCAGGGCGGCGGCAATGGCGGTGTCTCCCCGTGGAAGCTGGCGCTGCGCACGCGCCGGTAG
- a CDS encoding DnaJ domain-containing protein, which yields MAEGEVRQYWVRNDRGTMWGPLTLPTIELLVESGSIKGKLQVSEDGLNFAFPWRFPEARDSFPRALWGDGAPEVPAGAPASSPGPRPAAAPGGQPPPGAPVAGPGAAPMAGPGTRPPMAGPGAAPMAGPGAAPMAGPGTRPPMAGPGAAPMAGPGTRPPQGPMPMAGPGTRPPVAPGAAPAAGPGPQVPPGRPVAAPQPGAVPGRPPVAPGTPQAAGPTVAPNAVARGATAPTPPPFANPTAAAPVAAPPPAPGPAVVPEDASPFTVPAQGPLDQHSSIRLYGRIAAGEQTGLLSLLLSDRTVLIHFRKGNPEFVDSSHAEDALGTSLVGAKLLTPEQLQQAESSRERFGGDLLAALFGQGLLQPASAFTYLAQRAVSILSKGLRAESGTFTFEPRDLPGQKAMPLGNRWAVLSDTVRRLPTGDLKRRLAPVLQLPIMKSGGLVAASELRLTPHEVRALAVIDGVRSVAQLLNDFPQDADHLLRISFLLKELDAVSFAAPARAAAVSPPPGASATPPPPAAAQRPAPPPQATAARPPGAPPPAAAPQAGPGAQRPPPVVGASSPGAPAQPGAPRPAGPPVVGPSAGAASPPRPAGAAPVAGPGATAARPPGAPPPAAGAAQPRPPVAAPQAPQRPAPPTVAAAPANAPGSEEIPALRQLAMAMKQQNFFQRLSLTEQTNASAVKIAYFRLAKLYHPDTLPQGAPPELEKLKAEVFAYIGDAYRMLSDDKSRAEYIEELKSGGAGADVDINSILMAEELFQKSCILVKARKFPEAVKMLDEAIKLNAEEAEFYAWRGYARFFMATDKKAAQPEAFREIQNAIKRNERCAPAHYFLGVIAKLVGDASSALKHFKRTVELQPDHIDAQREIRMATQKK from the coding sequence ATGGCGGAGGGTGAGGTCCGGCAGTACTGGGTTCGCAACGACAGGGGCACCATGTGGGGGCCCCTCACCCTGCCGACCATCGAGCTGCTCGTGGAGAGCGGCTCCATCAAGGGCAAGCTCCAGGTCTCCGAGGACGGCCTCAACTTCGCCTTCCCCTGGCGCTTCCCCGAGGCCCGCGACTCCTTCCCCCGAGCCCTGTGGGGCGATGGAGCGCCGGAGGTCCCGGCCGGGGCGCCCGCCAGTTCGCCGGGTCCCAGGCCCGCTGCGGCTCCGGGCGGCCAGCCCCCGCCGGGAGCGCCTGTAGCAGGCCCGGGCGCGGCGCCGATGGCGGGCCCCGGCACCCGTCCGCCGATGGCGGGCCCGGGTGCGGCACCGATGGCCGGCCCGGGCGCGGCGCCCATGGCAGGCCCCGGCACCCGTCCGCCGATGGCGGGCCCGGGCGCAGCGCCCATGGCGGGGCCCGGTACCCGTCCGCCCCAGGGCCCCATGCCGATGGCGGGCCCGGGAACCCGCCCGCCCGTGGCCCCGGGAGCGGCTCCGGCGGCAGGTCCCGGTCCCCAGGTTCCCCCGGGGCGCCCGGTGGCCGCCCCGCAGCCCGGTGCCGTGCCGGGAAGGCCTCCCGTTGCGCCCGGCACGCCCCAGGCGGCGGGCCCCACGGTGGCGCCGAATGCCGTCGCCAGAGGCGCCACGGCCCCGACACCGCCTCCGTTCGCCAACCCCACGGCCGCCGCGCCCGTCGCCGCACCGCCGCCCGCGCCCGGCCCCGCCGTGGTACCGGAAGATGCGTCGCCCTTCACGGTCCCAGCCCAGGGGCCGCTGGACCAGCACTCCTCCATCCGGCTCTATGGCCGCATCGCCGCCGGGGAGCAGACGGGCCTGCTGTCGCTCCTGCTGTCGGACCGCACCGTCCTCATCCACTTCCGCAAGGGCAACCCGGAGTTCGTCGACTCGTCGCACGCGGAGGACGCGCTCGGCACGTCCCTGGTGGGGGCGAAGCTCCTCACGCCCGAGCAGCTCCAGCAGGCCGAGTCCTCGCGAGAACGCTTCGGCGGGGACCTGCTCGCGGCGCTCTTCGGTCAGGGCCTGCTCCAGCCGGCCAGCGCCTTCACGTACCTGGCGCAGCGCGCGGTGAGCATCCTGTCCAAGGGCCTGCGCGCGGAGTCCGGCACCTTCACCTTCGAGCCGCGTGATTTGCCGGGGCAGAAGGCGATGCCGCTGGGCAACCGCTGGGCGGTGCTGAGCGACACGGTGCGCCGCCTGCCGACGGGGGACCTCAAGCGCCGGCTGGCGCCGGTGCTCCAGCTTCCCATCATGAAGTCCGGCGGACTGGTGGCCGCGAGCGAGCTGCGCCTCACCCCGCACGAGGTCCGCGCGCTGGCTGTCATCGACGGTGTGCGCTCGGTGGCGCAGCTCCTGAACGACTTCCCGCAGGACGCCGACCACCTGCTGCGCATCTCCTTCCTGCTCAAGGAGCTGGACGCGGTGTCCTTCGCCGCGCCCGCGAGGGCCGCCGCCGTGTCACCGCCCCCTGGCGCCTCGGCCACGCCGCCCCCGCCGGCCGCCGCGCAGCGGCCCGCGCCACCGCCCCAGGCCACCGCCGCGCGGCCTCCGGGTGCACCACCGCCCGCCGCCGCTCCCCAGGCGGGGCCTGGCGCCCAGCGCCCGCCGCCCGTGGTGGGCGCGTCCAGTCCAGGTGCTCCCGCCCAGCCCGGCGCACCCCGTCCCGCCGGCCCGCCCGTCGTGGGCCCGAGCGCCGGAGCGGCATCCCCTCCCCGTCCCGCGGGTGCCGCGCCCGTCGCGGGTCCGGGTGCCACCGCCGCGCGGCCTCCGGGTGCGCCGCCGCCCGCCGCCGGTGCGGCGCAGCCCCGTCCTCCCGTCGCCGCGCCCCAGGCTCCGCAGCGTCCGGCGCCTCCCACGGTCGCCGCGGCGCCCGCGAATGCTCCGGGCTCCGAGGAGATTCCCGCGCTGCGTCAGCTGGCCATGGCGATGAAGCAGCAGAACTTCTTCCAGCGACTCAGCCTGACGGAGCAGACGAACGCGAGCGCGGTGAAGATTGCCTACTTCCGGCTGGCAAAGCTGTACCACCCGGACACGCTGCCGCAGGGGGCGCCGCCGGAGCTGGAGAAGCTGAAGGCGGAGGTCTTCGCGTACATCGGCGATGCGTACCGGATGCTCTCGGACGACAAGAGCCGGGCCGAGTACATCGAGGAGCTGAAGAGCGGCGGCGCCGGGGCCGACGTGGACATCAACTCCATCCTCATGGCCGAGGAGCTGTTCCAGAAGTCCTGCATCCTCGTGAAGGCGCGCAAGTTCCCCGAGGCCGTGAAGATGCTGGACGAGGCCATCAAGCTGAACGCCGAGGAGGCGGAGTTCTACGCGTGGCGGGGCTACGCGCGCTTCTTCATGGCCACGGACAAGAAGGCGGCGCAGCCCGAGGCGTTCCGTGAAATCCAGAACGCCATCAAGCGCAATGAGCGCTGCGCGCCCGCGCACTACTTCCTCGGGGTGATTGCCAAGCTGGTGGGCGATGCTTCGAGCGCCCTGAAGCACTTCAAGAGGACCGTGGAGCTTCAGCCAGACCACATCGACGCGCAGCGGGAGATCCGCATGGCGACGCAGAAGAAGTAG
- a CDS encoding YfbM family protein, which translates to MEMLCTLRSATEAQRNALLQAPERLEAFVDDEEDFGDSKGAAFVELDIGEAWHGLQYLLTGTPWEGAAPLDFLVRGGEDVGDIPSDEGTARSFTPAQVKALSAALQKVSEDTLRRRYDPVEMQAQDIYPGTWDEPEEDVDPLEELISYFEELQKFMATVAKRGDALLVHIG; encoded by the coding sequence ATGGAGATGCTCTGCACCCTTCGCAGCGCCACGGAGGCGCAGCGGAACGCCCTGCTCCAGGCCCCCGAGCGGCTGGAGGCCTTCGTCGACGACGAAGAGGACTTCGGCGATTCGAAGGGCGCGGCGTTCGTGGAGCTGGACATCGGCGAGGCCTGGCACGGCCTCCAGTACCTGCTCACCGGCACGCCCTGGGAGGGCGCCGCGCCGCTGGACTTCCTGGTGCGCGGGGGCGAGGACGTGGGGGACATCCCCTCGGACGAGGGCACGGCGCGCAGCTTCACGCCCGCACAGGTGAAGGCGCTCTCCGCGGCGCTCCAGAAGGTGTCCGAGGACACACTGCGCCGCCGGTATGACCCGGTGGAGATGCAGGCCCAGGACATCTACCCCGGCACCTGGGACGAGCCGGAAGAGGACGTGGACCCGCTGGAGGAGCTGATCTCCTACTTCGAGGAGCTCCAGAAGTTCATGGCCACCGTGGCGAAGCGCGGGGACGCGCTGCTGGTGCACATCGGCTGA
- the yhbY gene encoding ribosome assembly RNA-binding protein YhbY, giving the protein MPLTGKQRRALRALGHHLEPVVIVGQHGVTEGVIAALDQALTDHELIKVKINEGPETRQEAAAKMAEGTQSELAQLLGRTALLFKKRKEKSKFEKF; this is encoded by the coding sequence GTGCCGCTCACCGGGAAGCAACGCCGCGCCCTGCGCGCGCTAGGACACCACCTGGAGCCGGTGGTCATCGTCGGACAGCACGGCGTCACCGAGGGCGTCATCGCCGCACTCGATCAGGCCCTGACGGACCACGAGCTCATCAAGGTGAAGATCAACGAAGGCCCGGAGACGCGCCAGGAGGCCGCCGCGAAGATGGCCGAGGGCACCCAGTCAGAGCTGGCCCAGCTCCTGGGCCGCACCGCGCTGCTCTTCAAGAAGCGGAAGGAGAAGTCGAAGTTCGAGAAGTTCTAA
- a CDS encoding sensor histidine kinase has translation MHESSEEELKQLRLRQFLQWMFPVAVGFLLVYAVFAFVLRSPALTGGMVAVGIYTVALAWARRLALRGSTERAAWVIGHALLVMVALGALFLHFLHPALLLMPVCGVALVLPYLERPALGRYMLAAFGVDTWVMVVDGLLPPLVEQPPLPLQRWVLAVAVMASVGLTLRLLAVDSARLRRSLKLAEQAVSTRDEFLSVASHELKTPLTPLSLKLQTLRRELSASTPPSPPERVQAHLDVAQRQVKKLAELVDDLLDVSRISAGRMELNPTRVDLAAVVHDAVVRFEPEAARVGCALTLEVDGPVMGRVDPLRFEQVLDNLLSNALKYGAGKPVHVRLERQDIRARLIVRDEGLGIAPEALERIFNRFERAVSGRHFGGLGLGLYIVRRIVTASGGTISAASVPGQGATFTVELPLGASASLVPLASGGR, from the coding sequence ATGCATGAGTCTTCCGAAGAGGAGCTGAAGCAGCTTCGGCTCCGGCAGTTCCTCCAGTGGATGTTCCCCGTCGCGGTGGGCTTCCTGCTCGTCTATGCCGTCTTCGCCTTCGTGCTGCGCAGCCCGGCGCTCACGGGCGGGATGGTGGCGGTGGGCATCTACACGGTGGCGCTCGCCTGGGCCCGCAGGCTGGCCCTTCGCGGGAGCACCGAGCGGGCAGCGTGGGTCATCGGCCATGCGCTGCTGGTGATGGTCGCCCTCGGGGCGCTGTTCCTGCACTTCCTCCATCCGGCGCTGCTCTTGATGCCCGTCTGCGGGGTAGCGCTGGTGCTGCCATACCTGGAGCGGCCCGCGCTCGGCCGCTACATGCTGGCCGCCTTTGGCGTGGACACGTGGGTGATGGTGGTGGACGGCCTCCTGCCGCCGCTCGTCGAGCAGCCTCCGCTGCCGCTCCAGCGGTGGGTGCTCGCCGTGGCGGTGATGGCGAGCGTGGGGCTGACGCTGCGGCTGCTGGCGGTGGACTCCGCGCGGCTGCGCCGGAGCCTGAAGCTGGCGGAGCAGGCGGTGTCCACCCGGGACGAGTTCCTCTCGGTGGCCAGCCACGAGCTCAAGACGCCGCTCACGCCGCTCAGCCTCAAGCTGCAGACACTCCGGCGTGAGCTGTCGGCGTCGACGCCCCCCTCGCCACCCGAGCGCGTCCAGGCCCACCTGGACGTGGCCCAGCGGCAGGTGAAGAAGCTGGCGGAGCTGGTGGATGACCTGCTGGACGTGTCGCGCATCTCCGCGGGCCGGATGGAGTTGAACCCCACCCGGGTGGACCTGGCGGCGGTGGTCCACGACGCGGTGGTGCGCTTCGAGCCCGAGGCGGCGCGCGTCGGGTGCGCGCTCACGCTGGAGGTGGACGGGCCGGTGATGGGACGGGTGGACCCGCTCCGCTTCGAGCAGGTGCTCGACAACCTGCTGTCCAACGCCCTGAAGTACGGCGCCGGCAAGCCCGTGCACGTGCGGCTGGAGCGCCAGGACATCCGGGCGCGACTGATTGTTCGGGACGAGGGGCTGGGCATCGCTCCCGAGGCGCTCGAGCGCATCTTCAATCGCTTCGAGCGGGCCGTGTCGGGACGTCACTTCGGCGGCCTGGGGCTGGGGCTCTACATCGTCCGGAGGATTGTCACGGCGAGTGGCGGCACCATCTCCGCGGCCAGCGTCCCGGGACAGGGCGCGACGTTCACCGTCGAGCTACCGCTGGGCGCCAGCGCCTCCCTTGTTCCGTTGGCGAGCGGCGGGCGGTAA
- a CDS encoding TSUP family transporter, translated as MDVDVSTLHIILLCLAAFTAGIVDAIAGGGGLITLPAVLAVGLPPHVALGTNKGQSVFGSFAALVRFSRAGLVDWKLARVTFPFGLVGAFAGAGLVLLVKPEVLKPLVLVLLIAVAVFLTFRKAPRPGDRPEPGPRPRAHAIGALIALGIGAYDGFFGPGTGTFLIVGFSTLLGHGLARASADAKVVNFASNLASVAMFAFKGVVLWKVALPMAGAQFVGAYVGAHLAVKGGDTLVRKVVLGVVLALVLKLGSDLVMG; from the coding sequence GTGGACGTGGACGTCAGCACGCTGCACATCATCCTGCTCTGCCTGGCCGCGTTCACCGCGGGCATCGTCGACGCCATCGCCGGAGGCGGCGGGCTCATCACCCTGCCCGCCGTGCTGGCCGTCGGCCTGCCGCCGCACGTGGCGCTAGGCACCAACAAGGGGCAGTCCGTCTTCGGCTCGTTCGCGGCGCTGGTGCGCTTCTCCCGCGCGGGGCTGGTGGACTGGAAGCTGGCGCGGGTGACGTTCCCCTTCGGCCTGGTGGGCGCCTTCGCGGGCGCCGGGCTGGTGCTGCTGGTGAAGCCGGAGGTGCTCAAGCCGCTGGTGCTCGTGTTGCTCATCGCGGTGGCGGTGTTCCTCACCTTTCGCAAGGCCCCGCGCCCCGGTGACAGGCCCGAGCCCGGCCCCCGCCCCCGCGCTCACGCGATTGGCGCGCTCATCGCGCTGGGCATCGGCGCCTATGACGGCTTCTTCGGGCCGGGCACGGGTACCTTCCTCATCGTGGGCTTCTCCACGCTGCTGGGCCACGGCCTGGCGCGCGCGTCCGCCGACGCGAAGGTGGTGAACTTCGCCTCCAACCTCGCCTCGGTGGCGATGTTCGCCTTCAAGGGCGTGGTGCTGTGGAAGGTGGCGCTGCCCATGGCCGGCGCCCAGTTCGTCGGCGCGTACGTCGGCGCGCACCTCGCGGTGAAGGGCGGCGACACGCTGGTGCGCAAGGTGGTGCTCGGCGTGGTGCTGGCGCTGGTGCTGAAGCTGGGGAGCGATTTGGTGATGGGCTGA
- a CDS encoding ferritin-like domain-containing protein: MHPMSLRRLFNRALRASLATPLLLAGCDGDTDVDLTGYAAPACEGGVLAVSGLSPAAPVDFVQLRHVSSNGGVEGRSESVVASSGMSCASATDRAACESSLSALRSSSGFRRSCEDVCSEYYVATTRGDEVTAHSTLESLRSLLGTIDTAQEAALLAFADGYRLSCEDLERGAVRAESGGTFSVIGTTGHTCGKDTALKRFVLEVSPSGEIREVRSHILERGNPGCSIGRRPVGLRDAGPVACSDALGRHFATVAHLEAASIRAFLRLREELELHGADVALRDAALVSALEEVMHTDVSTRLARRFGGTPMRLEVDSPPPRALFDVALDNAVEGCVRETFGALVAHHQALHARDEEVRGAMVRIAEDETRHAELSWAIDGWARERLSASEREALRAAQQQAVAKLREEVAQPLDAALVTEAGMPAPEVAASLVDTLAAQLWA, encoded by the coding sequence ATGCACCCGATGTCGCTGCGCCGACTGTTCAACCGAGCCCTGCGTGCCTCGCTCGCCACGCCGCTGCTGCTTGCCGGCTGTGATGGGGACACGGATGTGGACCTGACGGGGTACGCCGCGCCTGCCTGTGAAGGCGGCGTCCTCGCGGTGAGCGGGCTGTCGCCGGCGGCGCCGGTGGACTTCGTGCAGCTCCGGCACGTCAGCTCCAACGGGGGCGTGGAGGGCAGGTCCGAGTCGGTCGTGGCCTCCTCGGGCATGTCCTGCGCCTCGGCCACCGACCGCGCGGCCTGCGAGTCGTCCCTGAGCGCCCTTCGCTCGTCGAGTGGCTTCCGCCGCTCCTGCGAGGACGTGTGCTCGGAGTACTACGTCGCGACGACGCGGGGCGACGAGGTGACTGCCCACTCGACACTGGAGTCGCTTCGGAGCCTGCTGGGCACCATCGACACGGCGCAGGAGGCCGCGTTGCTTGCCTTCGCCGACGGCTACAGACTGTCGTGCGAAGACCTGGAGCGCGGCGCGGTCCGGGCGGAGTCCGGGGGCACGTTCAGCGTCATCGGCACCACGGGCCATACCTGCGGGAAGGACACGGCGTTGAAGCGCTTCGTCCTGGAGGTGTCCCCCTCCGGAGAGATTCGGGAGGTGCGCAGCCACATCCTCGAGCGGGGCAACCCGGGCTGCTCCATCGGCCGTCGGCCCGTGGGCCTGCGCGACGCGGGCCCTGTCGCCTGCTCGGACGCGCTGGGGCGCCACTTCGCGACGGTGGCCCATCTGGAGGCCGCCTCCATCCGGGCCTTCCTGCGGCTGCGCGAGGAGCTGGAGCTGCACGGCGCCGACGTCGCGCTGCGGGACGCGGCGCTGGTCAGCGCGCTGGAGGAGGTGATGCACACCGACGTCAGCACGCGGCTGGCCCGTCGCTTCGGCGGGACGCCCATGCGGCTCGAGGTGGACTCGCCGCCGCCGCGCGCCCTCTTCGACGTGGCGCTGGACAACGCGGTGGAGGGCTGCGTGCGGGAGACGTTCGGCGCGCTGGTGGCGCACCACCAGGCCCTGCACGCCAGGGACGAGGAGGTGCGCGGCGCCATGGTGCGCATCGCCGAGGACGAGACGCGGCACGCCGAGCTGTCCTGGGCCATTGACGGCTGGGCGCGGGAGCGGCTCTCCGCCTCCGAGCGCGAGGCCCTGCGCGCCGCGCAGCAGCAGGCCGTGGCGAAGCTGCGCGAGGAGGTGGCCCAGCCGCTGGACGCCGCCCTCGTCACCGAGGCTGGCATGCCCGCGCCCGAGGTCGCCGCGTCGCTGGTGGACACGCTGGCCGCGCAGCTCTGGGCCTGA
- a CDS encoding ATP-binding protein — MYLTRFTIENIRAIRKLEWEVPLQNAPGWHVILGDNGSGKSSVLRSIALALVGHLGASALRVDLARWPRHGPNGAVHLTLAPEPRFDKSKEKQSQNRAIQAGFQLAPMKFGSRTVTAFIDHAPAWFSQGDRTGWFSASYGPFRRFTGGDKDYDQLFSSNPELARHLSVFDESVALTEGLKWLQQLKFKALEKGPEGQLLRLLKKFINQPDFLPHHARLEEITSDEVIFVDGNGHHVPVEELSDGYRSILSMTFELIRQLVAAYGAKRVFDAKDPTRINVPGVVLIDEVDAHLHPTWQRNVGLWFRKHFPKMQFLVTTHSPLVCQAAEEGTVWRLPKPGTDEEARQVTGVELDRLIYGNVLDAYGTGVFGEGITRSERAKERLQRLAELNMKELRKGLTAAERKEQATLRASQPTAAMTVHESEAWGRE; from the coding sequence ATGTACCTGACGCGATTCACTATCGAGAACATCCGGGCCATCCGGAAGCTGGAGTGGGAGGTCCCACTCCAGAACGCACCGGGCTGGCACGTCATCCTAGGAGATAACGGATCCGGGAAGTCTTCGGTCCTGCGCTCTATCGCACTGGCGCTCGTGGGGCATCTTGGGGCGTCCGCGCTCCGTGTCGACTTGGCACGGTGGCCACGGCACGGGCCGAATGGAGCCGTTCACCTGACACTCGCGCCTGAACCCAGGTTCGACAAGAGCAAAGAAAAACAGTCGCAGAACCGCGCGATTCAAGCTGGTTTCCAGCTTGCGCCTATGAAGTTCGGGTCAAGGACCGTGACCGCCTTCATTGATCACGCGCCCGCGTGGTTCTCGCAGGGGGATAGAACAGGATGGTTCTCTGCCTCGTACGGTCCCTTCCGGAGGTTCACCGGGGGAGATAAGGACTACGACCAGCTCTTTTCCTCCAACCCCGAACTTGCTCGCCATCTGTCTGTTTTCGACGAGAGCGTTGCCCTCACTGAGGGATTGAAGTGGCTTCAGCAGTTGAAGTTCAAGGCGCTCGAGAAGGGGCCCGAGGGCCAACTGCTGCGCTTGCTCAAGAAGTTCATCAATCAGCCTGACTTCCTGCCGCATCATGCGCGCTTGGAGGAGATTACCTCGGACGAGGTGATCTTCGTGGATGGCAATGGGCACCATGTCCCAGTGGAGGAACTGAGCGATGGTTATCGCTCCATCTTGAGCATGACCTTCGAGCTTATCCGCCAGCTCGTGGCTGCCTATGGCGCCAAACGGGTCTTCGACGCGAAGGACCCTACACGCATCAACGTGCCGGGCGTGGTGCTCATCGACGAGGTGGACGCCCACCTGCACCCGACGTGGCAGCGCAACGTGGGGCTCTGGTTCCGGAAGCACTTCCCGAAGATGCAGTTCCTCGTCACGACCCACAGCCCCCTGGTTTGTCAGGCAGCGGAAGAGGGGACGGTCTGGCGGCTCCCCAAGCCGGGTACGGATGAAGAGGCTCGGCAGGTGACCGGCGTGGAACTGGACCGGCTCATCTACGGCAACGTGCTCGACGCCTATGGCACGGGCGTGTTCGGCGAGGGAATCACCCGGTCGGAGCGCGCGAAGGAGAGGCTCCAGCGGTTGGCCGAGCTGAACATGAAGGAATTGCGGAAGGGGCTTACCGCTGCTGAGCGCAAGGAGCAGGCAACCCTGCGCGCGAGCCAGCCCACCGCGGCGATGACCGTCCATGAATCGGAGGCGTGGGGCAGGGAGTGA